From the Camelus bactrianus isolate YW-2024 breed Bactrian camel chromosome 4, ASM4877302v1, whole genome shotgun sequence genome, the window GAAGGCAAATGGAACTACACAATATATTGTTTAAACATACAGCAGGCAGTAGGCCACCTCTCATAGCCAGGGACAGGAGATAGTTTTAACTATCAGAGcgattaaagttttaaaagcaaaagtcAAGAACACAGCTGTCTCTGTGGGGAGGCAGGGATGCTGGAGAGGGGAAGAAAGGTAGGGGTGTGCGAGTTAGAATAAAGTTCTGGTCTTTAAGTGGGACATGAGTTCAAGAGATTCACTATATTGTGTTTTATAATTTACAAGTATAATGCATGCTGTCATTCAGGAGGAAAgataaatcaaatgaaaatgaagagaTACTTTTTTGCCTATCACAATGATATGTGTTAATAGTGGTTATTTCCAGAATGATAAGATTATAGGCTGCTGTCTACTATTGGTTTAACTGCACTTTCCAAAATTTTGAAGGTAATGGTCACACaatgtttttatatttgaaaacttatttttaatttataaaaaatgacCTGCATATATAGCTTGATTCCTTTTTTTATACAACTGTCTATGCATGAATGTTTGTAAACGCACACAAAAGGTGACTGGAAGAATCCACTCAGGATTGTTGGCAGCAATTTCCCCTGGACAGTGGATGCGGGGAGGGTGGAGTGGGGTCTATCTTCACTTTTTGCTTTATAAACTTCCTGGTGGTTTGCACTGGACTCATTTGGTAAGTTAATAccactttgtttttaattaaaacaaaagtcaGCGGGCCCAAGGTCCAGCCTCCAGGCTGTGGAGACACTGCCCAccaggcagggggtgggagggaggggggaagtgTGAACAGACAAGGGAGGCTTCCTGTCGCTCTGATGTCCACCTTTATCCACTTCCTGAACCCCAGCCCCAtcctcaccccagccctcctcAGCCACCTGACTCGCCCTGCTggctgcaggacagaaaaccacAGAAACGGAACAGGGAGCAGGGCAGTGGGCAGGATGCCTGATGAATCTGACTGCTGGGGCCTCAGAGATGGGGAGCCCCTTGCTTAAGGTCACCAGCAGGTTACAGGCTAATGGTGGTGGCATcctgtccccagccctcctcccagccccaggccaatGACTGGGACTCTGGAAATAAAAGGGTACGGCAGTCCAGCTCTTGGACCAAATCCAGATCCGGATCCAGATCTGGAATTCCCTCCTCAGGCTTGCCATGCCCCTGGGCCCAGGCTCACTCCAGGAGGCCCTGCTCTAGGACTGGCTGGCTTCCCTTTCCTGGGCCCCAAGAACAGTAACCACTTCAAGAACAGTaacaaggattaaaaaaaaccacagcTCCTGTATGTCAGGTGCTTTCTCCTTGGCTAGTAAGCACTTGGCAAACATACCTCACTGAATCATTAAAATAACCTGTAAGATGGATATTGCTGTTCCTCCCACTTttcagagggagaaactgaggtacagagagtgCACAGGTGCCTGGGCTAGGATTCCCCCAGGCCTGTCTGCTGAATAATCACAAGTCTTTCTGCCTCTGAAAGCCCCAGGCCGGCCCCACAAGATTAGGGGGTCCCTTCATGGGTGGAAGGCTGGGGCCGTTCCTGGTGCTACTCCCTGACCCTCTGCTTCAGTGCTTCCTGCCCCAGGGTGGGGGTCCTGGGTGtgaccctcccctcctcaccccttaGCAATTTTTGCACTGTTAGGCTTTTCCCCTTCCATGGGATACTGGAAAGAGTCCTCAGAGGCCTCTGGGCAGTGGGTCTGGAACCAGGAAGAACCTGGTCCTTCACAGAGGCCGGAGTGTTCAGGCTGGCCCAGGCAACACGGCACAGGGGTGCCCAGCAGTACCTGGAAGAACGGAGCTCCCTCTCCTCACCCGGCTAGATGATGTTTGGGCCTAGCCCCAACTTCCTTCTGAGGAGAGGCCCCTTAAGACAGACACCACCAGGCTATGAGGCTCACCTGGCTTCCCCACTGTCCTCAGGAGAAAGTAGATGGGTCCCCAGCAGGCTTGCTGAGAAGGCAAAGGAGCCAGAGTGAGACAGGAAAACAGAGGCCCAAAGAGGTGCTGCACACGGAGGTAAGTGTCCCCCACCACACTCCCCAGGACTGGGAGGAGGCTCCTGTCCCCCAACTCACCTCCCAGAAGCTGCAGAACTATAGAGGCAAAGAAGAAGGTCCAGAGAGACGTCAACAGGCCCAGATCCAGTTTCCAGTCATCTTCGTCGGCCTGCAGGAAGTAGCTGGTAGGTCAGTCTTGCCAGGTCACCACTCCAGAAAGACAGTATTTGGACCAACCCAGCAGTAAACATCCTACCCACCCAGGGGCAGGGCCATGACAGAGGTGCCTCTGTGCACTGGGTCCAAGGTCTGGGCCAGCATCTCCCAGGAAATGGAACAGGAGGAGGGACATCCCGGGAGGGGGTGGAGTTGGAATCCCAGCAAAACCAGTAGACCCTGGAGACCGAGGATGACACTGTGATCAGATAGCTGATGGGGGTAGAAagtcttcctgtccatctgtcacCAACAAGGAAGGCAGGGCTAGGTGAGCAAGGGTGACCCAAGTGCCAGTCTTGGGGACAAGCACTTTATGGGTCTTACCTCTCTGAATTCATACAGTCCCATGAGGTAGGCACTTTAATAccttttgcaaatgaggaaactgaggcctggagggagGCACTAATCTGCCAGGGTCCCACATCAGGAAGTAGAGCGAGAGTGAGGCCAGGTCTGACTCCAGCGCCCTCCCTCTGAGCCAGGAAGTTCCCACACCAACCCCCTGCCTGCCAGGTTACAGCCCACCCTTAAAGTTTGCCCATCATCTGCTCAGAAACACTCATCACTGCCAGGCCAGTAGCTGAGGCTCAGctgccagcctcctccctgcttccccagcTCAGGgctgtcctccctcctcccatgCCTGCAGAGGCTTCTGGGCCCACCTGGCCCTGGGTAGGGAGAGGCAGGGCACAAAAGGCAGGCCTGTGGGTCAGGTGCCAGGTCTCCAGACCCTCCTGAGAAGGCTGAGAGCGGCACAGGGAGTGTCTCAGGTCACCCAGACTCCCGGGCACAAATGGTTATGTGATCTGTGAGGTCCagggcaaaatgaaaaggcaaagctccttgctaaaaaaaaaatacacacacacacacacacaaacatatacgtatatatacatatgaagaATTTCAAGTGACGACAGCAGAACATTAAGCTAAGTGTGGCACCCAGGCAACTGCACAGGTCACATACCAATGACGTGGCCAAGCCCTGGAGCTAGAAGCTAGAACCCCAGGCTCCACCCCAGCTGAGAGCCTGAGGTCCTGGTCCTCCATTAGTTTCCTGGCTTCCAGAAGagggggggaaggaggagggaagaaagaagaaaggagtggTGGTGAAGACCCCCTGGGCTCTTTCCAGCCCCCTGGTGCAGGGCACAGACAGTCAGGCTCAGCTCTCAGACCCGGGATTGCATGACTCAGCCTCATGGCTTCACTTCATCTGTAACACTACCCACCCCACACACCTGGATGGTTGCACATCCTTGCTATCTGTTCACCGGCGGATCTGCTTTTCcactttccaggtgaggaaacaaactcagaggaaagccctgggcctgccctccgCCTTCCTTTTAAGCAGTGTAACAAACGCCAGAGGTAATAGGGAATTTAACTGGCAAGGTCCTTTTGACCATGGATCAGGGAGGCAACATGAGGTGGAGGAATTTCCTCCCACCCAGAGTCATTTCCTCCAAGGCCCCAGGCTCTCCTCCCACTGGGTGCAAGGGAGGTCATATGGAAGTCTCAGAGCTGGAGAGTTTCCTATGCCGCCTCGGGGCCAGGCTCCCTGACCCTGGTGGGAGGAGGCTCCCTGACCGGTTCGGGGAAGCAGTAGGCTCTTGGGGAAGAAACACACAGGCAAGTCAAATGGCCAGAAGCCCCACTGGCTGTAGGTCTGCCCTCAAGACAACAGATTATTACTGGattgtgggagggagaggagcccCGATCCCCACCCCTGGATACATGACAACACCCGAGACAGGCTTCTTGAAAACATGTTTACCCGTACACTCCAGAGGGGGCCCTGGCCATCACAGTTCAAAGGCCCTTTTGCCCAGTAAACCCCAAGCTCTGGGCTGCCCTGACCAGGGCACCCAGCCTGGGAAGTGTGGCACCAAAGGCAGGTGGAGAGGGAGTGTGGGGAGCGAGGACCAGGGCTGGTGCACAGTCAAAAGTCATGATGCTGGTGAGTTGGGGGCCGCCAGCCCCGGGGGCAAAGGCCACTGGACAGACCTGGAGCTAGGATGAACCCCGAAATGAAAATTCGGATTATCCAGGGAGCAAGGGTGGGAATGAGGGTGCAAAGGTTGCCACggctcccctcttctctccctagGTCTGGGGGCCTGAGATGGGTAGGGCAGGAAGCGAACTTGGGTCCGCTAAGCATGTGGCAAGAGGCAGAATTCATAAATTAAATGTTCTGGTGGAGTGTAGCTGGAACAGAGGCCTGGTGACAGTGTCGTGGCCGGTGGGGAGATAGGACTACTAGGTTCTCCAGGACGGATGGGCGAACACGATGGGCCTCTTCTTGGCCCAGCGGGAGAACACGGCCTTCTCAGTGATAAAGCGGTGGGCGCTGCGGGGTGCCCGCTCATGTGCCAGATACATCTGACATTCGTCCAGCCGGCCCTTCTCAAAGTAGTGGTAAGGTACCGAGGGGTGGCTCTCTTCCCTGCAGGTGGGGAACAGGGACAAGCGTGAGGCACCAGGACTCTCCCACCTCCCGCCAGACCCTACCACCTACCGCAACCACCCCTCACCAGGTACTACGAGCCACAGAGCCCCATGCCTGGTCCCAAGGACCACGATAGATAAAGAAGGAATAGGGCTGCCCAAGGATCCCAAAGGCCAGGGTTCAagccctggctctggctctgctTCTTGCAAGCTGGTTGACTCCAGGCTAAAGACATACCCTGTGTGAGCCTCAAtaacccatctgtaaaatggggatggtagtACCTACCTTCCAGGCTGAGACCACAGGTCAAAAAATGGCAAAGCGTCTCgtggggaaagggtatagctcagtggcagagtgcttgcttagcaggcatgaggtcctgggttcaatccccagtacctccataaaaagattaaggaaaagaaaaaaaaaacttaaaaaaatgcaaagtGCCTCATGCTGGGCTCATGGTGAGAGAGCCCTCTTTCCCGGGAGCACGCAGATGCCAGCCCCGCACACCTACCTACTCATTGGCACCGTGCGAACTAGTGCCAGGCCAAGGAGTGTCTGTGCCTCAGTCACCCACTGGGAAGCCCACCCCCTCTCCAGCATGGACGGGCCCATGGTGTCCTCCCGCCCGGTGCCCGGCTGGCCTGACCTGCAGTAGCTGTCGCTGACCATTCCATAGACCACGATCTCCTCGCACAGCTCCAGGGCGAGAATCATGGTGAACCAGCCGGTGCTGAGAAAGGAGCCTGACTGCCTCCTGGCAGGGAGAGGGAAACACAGTCAGCCCGGCCgtgtcccacccccagcccctcgaCTTGCCCCGCTCCACTAGGAACAAGGTGTTGTGTGGCAGCTCCGGACTCAGCTCTCTCAAGGCACAGCTACCCTCTCAGCCAAGGGCCTTTCACCTTGACCCCTACAGAGGGGAGGCGGGCAGAGACAACCCAAGGCCAATAGCAGGCAAGAGGTGGAGCTTGGTGCAAACCCAGGTCTGTTCTCCTCACCACCCTCGCAGGGCTTGAGCAAACTACCACCCACCACCCCAGCGATATTGCGGAAGCCCAGATCACATCCTCTCCATATCTAAGGGACCAAGCTTGGGGAGACAGCAGCGGGCAGCAGGGTACAGTAGTTGAAAGTGGGGAAGAAGGAGTCTCTGGAGTCAAATGGTCTTCAGTTTGAACCCTGAATCTACTCTGGGGCATCAAGTTTGCTcatgaacctctctgagcctcagtgacccatctgtgaaatgggaataattagAGGCAGTTAAGGAGTTGAAACGCTGTCAGCCCAGCTCCCCCTCCATGCTCCAACACCACACTCAGAGCAAGGGACCATGTGGCTACCCCAGGCCTCAACTCTCCCAAAGCACCAGCACTGGTTACTCTCCCAGCTGGGGGCCACTCACCTCCACCTCAACCAAGGGGTTATGGGCTGGTTCATTCATTCAGACTGAACACCTCCCAAGCCCTTTGCTGGCCAGAACCTGCCCCACAGGTGCTAACATCCTCAAAGGAAGGGGCAACTGGGAGAGAACTGCTGGGAAAACGGTGAAACAAAAGAATGGGATGAAGGCTATCAGATGGGAGGTGCTCCTTCAGATGGGGTGGTCCAGGCAACAGTCCATCCACAGCGGAATGCAACGAGTCATTCATGGGAGGGTCTGAGGGGAGGAACGGCATGTGCAAAGGGTTACAGGTGAGAACAACACGAATGTCTGAGGACAGCCAGTGCAGCTGGAGCAGCAGGGTAAACGGAGGAAGAGGAGGTCACAGAagcaggcaggggccagatcatgcAGGGCTTatgggccaggggaggggaggaggcgggagtttgggttttattctcCATGTGACAGGAAGCTGCTATAGAGTGAGGGCTGGTGACTGACGGGATGAATTCCCTGGGGCCCTTGGAGTTCAGACCACGGAGGGCAAGAGTGGCAGCAGGGAGACCAGCCATGAGTGTGCTGCAAAAGCTGGGGAGGATGGTGGCTTAGGTCAAGGTGGCACCCGTGGGCACAGAAGGAGATTCAAGAGCCTACCGCATGCAGTAGGGGATGAAACAAAGGGAGTCATGGGCAAAGCTCAAGTTTTCGGCTGAAAAACTAGAGGCTGGCGGCTGTATTTCCTGAGCTGGGAAGGCGGGGGGAGGAGCCAGGGCTCGGGCGAGGAGGccacaggagagagagaaaaggggacttGAACGCAGAGTACTTAACCCAGTGCCTGGTGCATGAAAAGGGCTGTTAGAACTGCAGCTGTTACTTTCATTATCTCGAAGGGACTTCAGAAACCAATTCAGGTCTCAGTACATCCCCTCCAGAGGGAAGAGCTCCCTGACACAACCCTAACACTAGTCAGTGCTCCCCAACCCGTGCTGGCAAGGCCAAATGCCCCTTACCACCATTTGGAATTCACGAGCTATATGATAACTCGATGAATGACAGTCCCTCTGATTCCCATCCCCCATCAGAGGGCAGGACCATGTCTGCCTCTACCACTGCTGAGCCCCAGCACCTGACAGAGCAGACCCTCGGTAGATAAGAGGCTCCTCAGGAAGGCAGGCCCCCAGCCGCCAGGGAGACCCCAGCAGGCAGGCCCCCAGCTCACCGGTTCTTGCCCGTCTCGTCCTGGAAGACCTGGTCGCAGTAGGCCATCATGTGCTCGGTGAAGGTATACACCTGCAGGCCCGGGTACATCCTTGTGAGCTGCAGCAGCGAGCGGTAAGTGCGGCCGCCAAGCGCCCGGTCCATGTGCTTTCCCTGGCCCCACACCACGTACAGCGTGTCTCGGGCCTGCTTGAAGTAGTGCGAGTAGTTCCGCAGCAGCAGCGGCACGCTCGTGTGGGAGATGACGCGCAGGGTGCTGCGCTGGCCCACGTCCACCTCGAAGCCCACAGTGGGTGCCTGGTTCATGCGCAGCACGCACTCGGCACCATCGATCTTGGCGCCCAGGCCCGAGCCCAGCATCTGGCCGGAGCTGGACACCACAGCACAGCTGTGGCACAGCTCTCGGACCAGCGGCTGCGAGAGGaggtagagaaaaagaaaggcatgGGCACACAGCTTCCACTCCCTCCCACTGGCTCCTCCACCCAGTAACACCCTTTGACTGCATCTGACACCTATATCAGCTTCAAGTAATTTACCAACCCATTttgcagacgaggaaactgaggctgggcaAGTGGAGCgactttcccagggtcacacTGATAGCAACATGGCAGAGCTAAGATTGTACCATCGAGGTCCCATGCTTCCTCATCAGCAATGTTCCTTGCCTTTGTCTCTATTGCTGAGGCTCTAATAGTGTGTTGTGGTTCCTCATTATGGTTACATAACCAAATATTTACAAAGCACTCAGAGCAGTGCCTGGTACAGATTAGGTGTCATGTATGTGTTAGGTAAATACGAACGTAGGCTCTTCAGAATCACTCTGAGGTCACTCCCTCCTCTACCTGAGTCATTTCTCATCAGCCCAGTTTATAAGTAAAAGCACTCTTTAGTGCCCACGACAACATTGGGAACCTCTGGTCCTGAGcctgagtcctggctctgtcccCTCCTAGCTGTGTGggcttgggcaagtcactttgcctctctgagcctccgttccctcatctataaaatggggatgaaaataACATCTACATGACCGGGTTGTAAGGATTCAATTAAAAATGCCTGGAGaggctcatagcgaaaaaaaaaatgtgacaatgaatatatgtatgttcatgtataactgaaaaattgtgctctacactggaatttgatacaacactgtaaaatgactataactcaataaaaaaatgtaaaaaaaaaaatgcctggagaggaaaaagaaaaatgcctggagaGTGATCAACACAGACCTAGGGCACAGTAAGGGCCCACACTCCATCTCATTATCCCCTGAGAGGCAGAAGCCACGCCAATAAGCCTGTAAACATTCACTGGGGGTCAGGGGTCAGAGTTCCCGGAAAAGGACTTGTTCCCCACCCTAGGTCTCCATGCTCTCCTGGGGGAACACAGGTTTACAGGTGCCTGTAAAGATGTGGGAACATTAATTCTAGTCACTAAAAGACACATTGTCGCAGCCCACTCAAGGACGTTTTATGTCTAACATAATGTTGATTTAAGGATTCATAGCCCCATTTTCCATGCCCCAGCAAAAAAGAACAAGACATCCTTATTCTGCTCTCAGTTTGAGCCTGTCCTGACAACTAAGGTCTGTTAGATCCGAGGTCACCACGAGCCCCAGGAGGTGTTTGCTTGTCCTGCACAAGGTCTTTTAATccttaatttataaaaatcagcCCTTTGGACATTCAAAATTTAGATTTTCAGCTTCTGTTAACAAACTCAGAGGATCTGGCCACCCTGGGCCCACGTCTCCATGGGCTCTGAGTGTCTGAAATGGACACTGACCGTGACCACAGAAGACGGGCCAGCACCCACCTAGCCCACCTCGCCGTTTGGCCCACTTGACCAAACCTGTGGAGGGCCTGAGTTTGTCTCCCTCGACCCACCCTGCCCCCCGCCACCCTAGCTGTTTCTGCATCTCGATCAAAGATTTACACAGCACCTGTTCCTAACACTGTCCGTGAATCATTCAGCCAAGACTTCACAGCAACCCTCCAGAGGTAGAACTGCAACGATCACCTTTTACAGATAAAGCAACTTCGACTGCCCCCTGGCCCCACACCACGTACAGAGGGATGAAGACCTGAAATAGGTCTCCTCCAAGACAGGGTCCCTGAGCACATCTCCCTCTGACCAACATTCAGAGAGTCATTAGACTCAGAACTGGGAGCTTCATGCACTGGGTGTTGCTTGGGGATGCCTTCATGAAACCTACCAGATGGGGCTGCTGAAATCAGAGTGAGGGGTGTATAGTGCTCCTAACCTCGCCCAGCAGAGAAAGCATGGGGAGTGGATGCCGTGGGGCAGGGGCCTCAGCTGGCTTGCCACCTCTGGGCTTCATCATCCCTGGCTCCCCAAGAGGAGGAGCTCTGGGGCTGATATGACTTTTATCTGTGTCATCTGTATCTTCAGCAACGATCAGCACAAGGCAGGATACATCCAAGGCACCAAACACACACTTGCTAAATAAATGGATGGCGTGCAGACAGTTAAATCTAAAGATGGACAGcagggaggttatagctcagtggaagggtgtgtgcttagcatacataaggtcctgggttcaatctccagtacttccatcaaaataagtaaataaataaacctaattactcccccaaggaaggaaggaaggaaggaaggaaggaaggaatacgTACAGGATGCATGTATCACCATGATGTGATGAcgtctgtctcccccactagacTGGGCGTCCCAGGTGGCCATCCTGTCTGACTTACCTTTTTTATCCCCTGCACCCAGCTGAGAGCAGCCAggcaatatttgttgaattaaaaaaaaaatgtccttttagAACTTGGGGCTCAGAGTGACGGGTCAGCATCATACAGCTGGTGAGCAGAGGAGCCAAGCCCAGGGTCCAGGCCGGCCTGACTTCAGCCCTGTTCTCACTACCCCTAGAGTGGGCAGTGAGGGGGGCACCCTTGGCCGGGCCTGCTCAGCTGACTCACCTTCCCATCTGGCACGCTGCTGTACCCACTGAAGTGCAGGGGCCCTGGCACAGTGGGCCGGAAGTTGACAGAGAAGTGGGGGTCCAGGCAGGAGGCCAGGCAGAAGGGCAGGCAGGCCCAGCAGCACAGCAGGATGTAGATGGCGGAGAAGCCCAAGGAACACAGGATGATGAGCAGGAGCCGACCCTGGGGGAGACAGTGGTcatggggtgggagtggagggccCTGGGGCTCCTAGAAGCTTCTGCAGGGGTGCTGCACCCCAGCCTCAATGGCCCAAATCACAACTCAGTAGCTCACAGAATATCAGCAGAGTCCACAGTCTCAGTTAATCAGGCCTTCTTCTCGGTTGTCAGGCTCAGGGCATATGAGCCCCTGGAAATAAGCCCTATCATTATTTCCATATTCTAGATAAGGAAACCAGTTTGGGGTGATATGCATAGCTCAAGACCACCAGCAAGGTGAGGCCTCATAACCAGGCTGTAGAAGCCGAGGCGCAGTGTGCAGCCTTGGGTACGACTTTCCACCTCTCTGGCCCTGTTTCCTCTACAGAATACAGAATGCCTGTAGAGTGAACTTACTATGAGGGCAATGACAAAAGTGCTACTGTAAAGTGCACATGAGGACAGGAGAGTGGCCCATCAGAAGGGCAACAAGCCCTCTTCAGACCCTGGGATAAGACTGCCTGTATGCCCACAGCCCATCCGCTCCCCTAGCTGACTCAGTGGCCGTCCCCCTAGCTGACGATCATCTGGGTCAGCAGACTGGGTGAGTAAAGAGGGTGGGAGAAGAGGATTAGCCAAGAAATGGTTTCAGTAACTGAAAGCTGCAGCCCAGAGGTTCCCGCCTCCCAAAACCACGTGCCAAAGGCCATTTGAACCAGGAAGCTCTCCTGGCCCCCTGGCCCTGCTGGCTGACTCAGTGAATACCCTCACCAAGTCTTCAAGAAGAGGCCACCTGGGGCTGCTATTGTGTGCTCAGCCCATCTGGTCACCACCTGTGTTTCGCTGGGCTCTAATTTTCTCCCAACCTGCCCCAGAGGCACAGGTCCCTCTGCTGACCCTTTGAAATCACCTAGCAGCTGGCTGGTGCTCTTTGAAAGTCCGAGGTTAAAAagcagcccccaccatccccccaGGCATATCCTGCAGGGGCCCATCTTCTTCTGTCCACAAACCACATCAGCTACTAAAAATATATCTTTGTGTGGCCagctgtgtgtgggggtgggggtggggtggggctcagaCCCTGAGGCCTCAGGATCTGCCTGGTACCTGGTCCCCTGCCTACGAGGGACCCAGAGACCTTGATTCAGGCAGCCATGGTTGACTCCCCAAGACATCCAGGGCTCTCTGGAACAACCAGGGGCTTCTGAATAAAGTCAAGAGCAGCTAAACTGAACTTTCACAACGTGTCCCCCTCCCAGGTGACCACATGCCTCACCTGGGTGACCTTGGGGATGCTCACAGGAGGTAGTACtatgatctccattttacaggggaGATGGGCAAGGCACTGAAACTAAAGAAGGAATGCCACTTGCATGGGGCCACACAACCTGGCAGATCAGGGCTGGACTTTGAGGACAGTCTGCCCTTCTCCTCAGCTCAGGAGCAGTGGAGTCAGAAGTGATAGTCAgtcctggggtgggagaggctACCGAGGCTGCTGTGCCAGAAGCCACCTCCAAGTCCCCTGTGAGCCTTCCTCCTTCCGCCACTTACCCGAGCCTTCATGCTGTTGCTCCGCTCAGCAGCCGGGTGGCTGCTGTCTCCAGGGAACGGGCTGGGAAGGGATGGGAGCCTGGGACCTGCCAAGACCCAGAAACTCAGAGCTGGGTCCCAGGTCTCTGAAGAAACTgctcagggaaactgaggcagggaagGGTACAGGCTGGGGTCAAGGCAGATGGCTTCTGGGAATCAAAAGCCTTAAAGTCCCCAAACAAGGGGAAGCACTGTTCCCATCCTAAAGAAGCTGGCATCAGTGATCTTTGGGAAACCTCCCGCCAACTCAATCCCCATTGTATAGGCGGGGAAGGAGAGACAGTCAGGGGGAGCCCTTGGCTCAAGGTCATCCATCGAGTCTGGGTCAGACAGAACCAGGAGCCAGGAGCCCGactcccaccccatccctcctACCTCACTAACGGAAAGGCCCGGGGCGGGATAGACGAGGGatttccacccctctccccagaccccaccgccccctcccccggcgGGGTGCTAACCGGGCGGGCAGGTTAGAACGCGCCGGCTGCTCCGAATCCGCTGCTCGGAACTCCATGGCCCGCGGACCGGGCTAGCCGGACTGGAAGCCTGAGCCCTGGGGCGGAAGCGGCGCTGCCGCCGCAGCTTCTAAAGGCTGTAAACTGAACCTGCgctgccgggggcgggggcggtgtTTGTGAGGACGGGGAGGAGACAGGCgcgctgggggcggggctgagcgGCAGGGGCGGGACCTACGAGCGCGACCAGCGCGGCGGGGGCGTGCGTGGCTGGCGGCGAGGCCTCCGGGGTAGGGAATCCGGCCTCAGCAACCGGGGGCGGAGTCTGAGCTTCAGCATCTCCACTCTTTCGTCCTCCCAAACTTTTCCCAAGCTCCTGCGGGAGGCGGGGGTGGGCGGCCCCGCAGAGGAAAGGCTTAGAGGGTGTTGGAACCACTGCACCATGGCTCCCTGGTCGTCTGGACTGGAGTTTCTCCATTTCTGAAATTGTTGGGGCACGGGATTAAGCTGTATTTTAGGGTCAGGCAGCCTCCGGTTTCAGGctggtagggttgccagatttagcaactAAAATACAGAACGCCAACTTATTTTGGAATTTCAGAAACAGCCAATAATTATGTTAAAAACCTGAAATTCCAATGTCGTGTTGTATTTTTTCTGGCAGCCTTCCCTGGGCTTCTGGTGATGTGACTTTcacctgaacctcagtttttctcctctgtggactgggggtggggtgataatagcacctacc encodes:
- the ST6GALNAC4 gene encoding alpha-N-acetyl-neuraminyl-2,3-beta-galactosyl-1,3-N-acetyl-galactosaminide alpha-2,6-sialyltransferase, yielding MKARGRLLLIILCSLGFSAIYILLCCWACLPFCLASCLDPHFSVNFRPTVPGPLHFSGYSSVPDGKPLVRELCHSCAVVSSSGQMLGSGLGAKIDGAECVLRMNQAPTVGFEVDVGQRSTLRVISHTSVPLLLRNYSHYFKQARDTLYVVWGQGKHMDRALGGRTYRSLLQLTRMYPGLQVYTFTEHMMAYCDQVFQDETGKNRRQSGSFLSTGWFTMILALELCEEIVVYGMVSDSYCREESHPSVPYHYFEKGRLDECQMYLAHERAPRSAHRFITEKAVFSRWAKKRPIVFAHPSWRT